A portion of the Rhodanobacter sp. AS-Z3 genome contains these proteins:
- a CDS encoding TraB/GumN family protein: MRRSTLRLRQMGGFMAGMLLCVSATGAQSVSTAAARPATATELAVVSVTGSQPGPSLWRVSKGDHVLWILGSLSPLPKNMVWKSDAVEAAIAQSQVVLGSPYATVDVGFFRSLSVLPSLIGVRNNPDHQTLQQELPAEVYARWLPLKARYMGNGKAVEKRRPSIVAGELYAAATDQSGLTNKRLLGDAVGKAAKQHGLKVQQVVYKLPLDNLHAFIKDFKRESMQDSSCFDHVLTLVDTDLGIMKSRANAWAIGDVDALRKLPLVDTDTCDLQHMAPELLRKYHWTDMDAQVKALWLKTAEAALTENKVSFATLPIGNLIRPDGYLAALQARGYQVDQPE; encoded by the coding sequence ATGAGGCGAAGCACGTTGCGTCTGCGGCAAATGGGCGGTTTCATGGCAGGCATGCTGCTGTGTGTGTCAGCGACAGGGGCGCAGTCAGTATCGACTGCTGCCGCCAGGCCGGCCACGGCTACCGAGCTGGCCGTCGTGAGTGTCACCGGTTCGCAGCCGGGGCCCAGCTTGTGGCGGGTGAGCAAGGGCGATCATGTGTTGTGGATACTTGGCAGTCTGTCGCCACTGCCCAAGAACATGGTGTGGAAGTCGGATGCGGTGGAGGCCGCCATCGCCCAGTCGCAAGTTGTGCTGGGGTCGCCTTACGCGACGGTGGATGTCGGCTTCTTCAGGAGCCTTTCGGTGCTGCCGTCACTGATCGGCGTGCGTAATAATCCCGATCACCAGACCTTGCAGCAGGAGTTGCCGGCTGAGGTGTATGCGCGCTGGCTGCCGCTGAAAGCCCGTTACATGGGTAACGGCAAGGCGGTGGAGAAGCGGCGTCCATCCATCGTGGCGGGTGAGTTGTATGCCGCGGCGACCGATCAGTCGGGGCTGACCAACAAACGGCTGTTGGGCGACGCGGTCGGCAAGGCAGCCAAACAGCATGGGCTCAAGGTGCAGCAAGTCGTCTATAAGCTGCCGCTGGACAACCTGCATGCCTTCATCAAGGACTTCAAGCGTGAGTCGATGCAGGATTCCAGCTGTTTTGACCACGTGCTGACCCTGGTCGATACGGACCTGGGCATCATGAAATCGCGCGCCAATGCCTGGGCCATCGGCGACGTGGATGCCTTGCGCAAGCTGCCGCTGGTCGACACGGACACGTGCGATTTGCAGCACATGGCCCCCGAGCTGCTGCGCAAATATCACTGGACCGACATGGACGCACAGGTCAAGGCGCTGTGGTTGAAAACGGCCGAAGCAGCGCTGACCGAAAACAAGGTCAGCTTCGCCACCTTGCCGATCGGTAACCTGATCAGGCCGGACGGCTACCTGGCCGCGCTGCAGGCGCGGGGCTATCAGGTGGATCAGCCGGAATGA
- a CDS encoding NADP-dependent isocitrate dehydrogenase: MSQTPKIIYTLTDEAPFLATQSLLPIVAAFAGTAGIRLETRDISLAGRIIALFPERLRDDQRIADDLAELGQLATTPEANIIKLPNISASMPQLKAAIKELQSQGYALPDYPDEPKNADEKDIKTRYDRVKGSAVNPVLREGNSDRRAPVSVKNYARKHPHKMGAWSKDSQTHVAHMDGGDFYGSEKSTVIDAAGNVSIEWFGKDGSHVVLKPKTALLAGEIIDASVMSRKALANFVDAQIADARKQGVLFSVHLKATMMKVSDPIMFGVVVSEFYKDVLSKYADVLKQVGFNPNNGIGDLYSRLGALPEATQAAIKADLDAEYAQRPGVAMVNSDKGITNLHVPSDVIIDASMPAMIRDSGKMWNAEGKLQDIKALIPDRSYAGVYQATIDDCREHGAFDPATMGSVPNVGLMAQAAEEYGSHDKTFQIAGDGVVKVIDEAGTVLLQHDVEAGDIWRLCQTKDAPIQDWVKLAVSRARHTPAVFWLDPQRAHDAQVIKKVEQYLKAYDISGLDIRIMDPVAATRFSLERIRQGLDTISVTGNVLRDYLTDLFPIMELGTSAKMLSIVPLMAGGGLFETGAGGSAPKHVQQFLEENYLRWDSLGEFLALAASLEHLGSRYGSVEVDVLAKTLDQANGKFLDTDKSPSRKVGGIDNRGSHFYLAMYWAQALAAQDIHPALKAKFAPLAKALTDNEDKIVAELAAVQGHAVDIGGYYHPNLQMVSKAMRPSSTLNAALSALKA, translated from the coding sequence ATGTCCCAGACCCCGAAGATCATCTACACGCTGACCGATGAAGCGCCGTTTCTGGCCACCCAGTCGTTGCTGCCGATCGTTGCCGCCTTTGCCGGCACCGCGGGCATTCGCCTGGAAACCCGCGATATTTCGCTGGCGGGCCGCATCATTGCGCTGTTTCCGGAGCGTCTGCGGGACGATCAGCGCATTGCCGACGATCTTGCCGAACTGGGCCAGCTGGCCACCACGCCGGAAGCGAACATCATCAAGTTGCCCAACATCAGCGCCTCGATGCCGCAACTGAAAGCCGCGATCAAGGAACTGCAAAGCCAGGGCTACGCCTTGCCGGACTATCCGGACGAGCCGAAGAATGCGGACGAGAAAGACATCAAGACCCGCTACGACCGGGTCAAGGGCAGCGCGGTGAACCCCGTGCTGCGCGAGGGCAATTCCGACCGCCGCGCGCCGGTGTCGGTGAAAAATTATGCGCGCAAGCACCCGCACAAGATGGGCGCCTGGAGCAAGGATTCGCAAACCCACGTCGCGCACATGGACGGTGGTGATTTTTACGGCAGCGAAAAGTCCACCGTGATCGATGCGGCTGGCAACGTCAGCATCGAATGGTTCGGCAAGGACGGCAGCCATGTGGTGTTGAAGCCGAAGACCGCGCTGCTGGCTGGCGAGATCATCGACGCGTCGGTGATGAGCCGCAAGGCGCTGGCCAACTTTGTGGACGCGCAAATCGCCGACGCCAGGAAGCAGGGCGTGCTGTTCTCGGTGCACCTGAAGGCCACCATGATGAAGGTCTCCGACCCGATCATGTTCGGCGTGGTGGTGAGTGAGTTCTACAAGGACGTACTGAGCAAATATGCCGACGTGCTGAAGCAGGTCGGCTTCAACCCGAACAACGGCATTGGCGACCTGTACTCGCGCCTGGGCGCGTTGCCGGAAGCAACGCAGGCGGCGATCAAGGCCGATCTGGACGCCGAGTACGCGCAGCGTCCGGGCGTGGCGATGGTCAATTCCGACAAGGGCATCACCAACCTGCACGTGCCCAGCGACGTGATCATCGACGCCTCGATGCCGGCGATGATTCGCGACTCCGGCAAAATGTGGAACGCCGAAGGCAAGCTGCAGGACATCAAGGCGCTGATCCCCGATCGCAGCTATGCGGGCGTGTATCAAGCCACCATCGACGATTGCCGTGAGCATGGCGCATTCGATCCGGCGACCATGGGCAGCGTGCCGAACGTGGGCCTGATGGCGCAGGCCGCCGAGGAATACGGTTCGCACGACAAGACCTTCCAGATCGCCGGCGACGGCGTGGTCAAGGTGATTGACGAAGCCGGCACGGTGCTGCTGCAGCACGACGTGGAAGCCGGTGACATCTGGCGCCTGTGCCAGACCAAGGACGCGCCGATCCAGGATTGGGTGAAACTGGCGGTCAGCCGTGCCCGCCACACGCCGGCGGTGTTCTGGCTTGATCCGCAGCGTGCACACGATGCGCAGGTGATCAAGAAGGTCGAGCAGTACCTGAAGGCTTACGACATCAGCGGCCTGGACATCCGCATCATGGACCCGGTCGCTGCTACCCGGTTCTCGCTGGAGCGTATCCGCCAGGGGCTGGACACCATCTCGGTCACCGGCAATGTGCTGCGCGACTACCTCACCGACCTGTTTCCGATCATGGAACTGGGCACCAGCGCGAAGATGCTGTCGATCGTGCCGCTGATGGCCGGTGGCGGCCTGTTCGAAACCGGTGCGGGCGGTTCGGCACCGAAGCATGTGCAGCAGTTCCTCGAAGAAAACTATCTGCGCTGGGATTCGCTGGGTGAATTCCTGGCACTGGCCGCGTCGCTGGAACACCTGGGCAGCCGCTACGGCAGCGTCGAGGTGGACGTGCTGGCGAAGACGCTGGACCAGGCCAACGGCAAGTTCCTCGACACCGACAAGTCGCCTTCGCGCAAGGTCGGCGGCATCGACAATCGCGGCAGCCATTTCTACCTCGCCATGTACTGGGCGCAGGCGCTGGCCGCGCAGGACATCCATCCCGCGCTGAAGGCAAAGTTTGCACCGCTGGCCAAGGCGTTGACCGACAACGAGGACAAGATCGTTGCCGAGCTCGCCGCGGTGCAGGGGCATGCTGTCGACATCGGTGGCTACTATCACCCGAACCTGCAGATGGTCAGCAAGGCGATGCGCCCAAGCAGCACACTCAACGCGGCGTTGTCGGCATTGAAGGCGTAA
- a CDS encoding efflux RND transporter permease subunit — MNISGTFIRRPIGTSLLAIGLFVAGAICYFLLGVAALPNMQFPAIFVQASQAGADASTMASTVAAPLERHLGQVPGIETMRSSSSEGSTFVFMMFQNGTDLDSAARDVQAAINSAAPDLPSGLNGAPSYQKANPNDDPIIALAMTSDTQSAADLYNAADSLLAQRLRQLPGVSSVEIAGAATPAIRVDVNLRALNAMGLSPDQLRNALSAANVTSPEGFLSNGKTTMAVSATTQMHTAEEFARLVIANRSGTPVRLSDVANVYAGQQDAFQAAWFHGKPAVLMYVYKKADANVIATVDMVKAQLPTLRGYLQPGTELTPFFDGTPTIRASLAEVQITLLISLAMVILTMALFLRRLAPTLIAAVAVPLSLAGAFVVMYILGYTLNNLTLLALVIAIGFVVDDAIVVIENIIRHIDAGMTRMQATLAGAREIGFTIVSITASLIAVFIPLLFAGGVTGMFMHEFAMTLVSAIVVSALVSLTLTPALCGRFLSGHDNHEVVAPSRLARVLDGFHAGMLRFYTRALNFSLRHALLFALTPLVLIVATFFLFGVVKTGLFPQQDTGLIWGRASSSATVSFAESRQRLERLTAMLMADPDVATVGSRLGSSRQGTSGSFNIDLKTRDEGRKDDTFAVLARLSAKAAKYPDLNLRLRPVQDLPSGGGGGTSQGAQYQVSLQGNDSASLQEWLPKLQTELKKNPKLSDVGTDIDEAGLRQNMVIDRDKAARLGVSIGAIDGALYDAFGQRQVSTIYSDINQYKVVVNALPDQTATPAALNRIYVASKSGKMIPITAFTRQEPGLAPSQITHENQYTTMDLSFNLAPGVSMGEAMTIIQGTVKNMRMPGDIKVQMGGNFRRFEQSQSGMGWLVLAAVLTVYIVLGMLYENLIHPVTILSTLPAAGVGALLALWITGTELSVVAQIALVLLIGIVKKNAIMMIDFALVAEREHGKSPLEAAREACTVRFRPIMMTTMVAILAAMPIAIGLGEGSELRRPLGIALIGGLLISQTLTLLSTPALYVIFSCLAARRKAWSARRRARKQARREGRLARA; from the coding sequence ATGAATATCTCCGGCACCTTCATTCGCCGCCCGATTGGCACCTCGCTGCTGGCGATTGGCCTGTTTGTAGCCGGCGCGATCTGCTACTTCCTGCTCGGCGTGGCCGCGCTGCCGAACATGCAATTCCCGGCGATCTTCGTGCAGGCCAGTCAGGCCGGTGCGGATGCCAGCACGATGGCTTCCACGGTGGCCGCGCCGCTGGAACGCCATCTGGGTCAGGTGCCCGGCATCGAGACGATGCGCTCGTCCAGCTCCGAGGGCAGCACCTTCGTCTTCATGATGTTCCAGAACGGTACCGATCTGGATTCGGCGGCGCGCGACGTGCAGGCGGCGATCAACTCGGCGGCACCGGACCTGCCCAGCGGACTCAATGGCGCGCCGAGCTATCAGAAGGCCAACCCGAACGACGATCCGATCATTGCCCTGGCGATGACCTCGGACACGCAGTCGGCTGCCGACCTCTACAACGCCGCCGACTCACTGCTGGCGCAGCGGTTGCGCCAGTTGCCCGGTGTGTCGTCGGTGGAAATCGCCGGTGCCGCGACACCGGCGATCCGGGTTGACGTGAACCTGCGCGCGTTGAACGCGATGGGGCTGTCGCCCGATCAGCTGCGCAATGCGCTGAGTGCAGCCAACGTCACTTCGCCGGAGGGCTTCTTGTCCAACGGCAAGACCACCATGGCGGTCAGCGCCACCACGCAGATGCACACGGCGGAAGAGTTCGCGCGGCTGGTGATTGCCAACCGCAGCGGTACCCCGGTGCGGTTGTCTGACGTGGCCAATGTTTACGCTGGCCAGCAGGATGCCTTCCAGGCGGCCTGGTTTCACGGCAAGCCAGCTGTGTTGATGTACGTGTACAAGAAAGCCGATGCCAACGTGATTGCCACGGTGGACATGGTCAAGGCGCAGTTGCCCACGTTGCGTGGCTACCTGCAGCCCGGTACCGAACTGACGCCTTTTTTCGACGGCACGCCAACCATCCGCGCGTCGCTGGCCGAAGTGCAGATCACCCTGCTGATTTCGCTGGCCATGGTGATTCTGACGATGGCGCTGTTCCTGCGGCGGCTGGCACCGACCCTGATCGCGGCGGTCGCCGTGCCGCTGTCACTTGCCGGCGCGTTCGTGGTGATGTACATCCTCGGCTATACGCTGAACAACCTGACCTTGCTCGCGCTGGTGATCGCGATTGGCTTCGTGGTGGATGACGCGATCGTGGTGATCGAGAACATCATTCGCCATATCGACGCCGGCATGACGCGGATGCAGGCGACCCTGGCCGGCGCGCGCGAAATCGGCTTCACCATCGTATCGATTACCGCTTCGCTGATCGCGGTGTTCATTCCGTTGTTGTTCGCCGGTGGCGTCACCGGTATGTTCATGCACGAATTCGCGATGACCCTGGTCTCGGCGATCGTGGTTTCCGCGCTGGTATCGCTGACCCTGACGCCGGCCCTGTGTGGACGTTTCCTTAGCGGGCATGACAACCATGAGGTGGTCGCGCCGTCGCGGCTGGCGCGGGTGCTGGATGGTTTCCACGCGGGCATGTTGCGCTTCTACACTCGCGCGCTGAACTTCTCGTTGCGCCACGCGCTGTTGTTTGCGCTGACCCCGCTGGTGTTGATCGTTGCCACGTTCTTCCTGTTCGGGGTGGTCAAGACCGGGCTGTTCCCGCAACAGGACACCGGCCTGATCTGGGGACGTGCCAGTTCCAGTGCCACCGTATCCTTCGCCGAGAGCAGGCAGCGACTGGAGCGACTCACCGCGATGCTGATGGCCGATCCTGATGTGGCCACGGTCGGCTCGCGTCTGGGCAGCAGCCGGCAAGGTACCAGCGGCTCATTCAACATCGACCTGAAGACCCGCGATGAGGGGCGCAAGGACGATACCTTTGCCGTGCTGGCGCGACTCAGTGCCAAGGCGGCCAAGTATCCCGACCTCAACCTGCGCCTGCGTCCGGTGCAGGACCTACCCAGCGGTGGCGGTGGTGGCACCAGTCAGGGTGCGCAATACCAGGTCTCGCTGCAGGGCAACGATTCGGCCAGTCTGCAGGAGTGGCTGCCGAAACTGCAGACCGAACTGAAGAAGAATCCCAAGTTGAGCGACGTGGGCACCGATATCGATGAGGCCGGCCTGCGCCAGAACATGGTGATCGACCGAGACAAGGCCGCGCGCCTTGGCGTATCGATCGGCGCGATCGACGGCGCGCTGTACGACGCGTTCGGTCAGCGCCAGGTCAGTACCATCTACTCCGACATCAATCAGTACAAGGTCGTCGTCAACGCGTTGCCCGACCAGACCGCCACGCCCGCGGCACTCAATCGCATTTACGTGGCATCCAAAAGCGGCAAGATGATTCCGATTACCGCGTTCACCCGGCAGGAGCCGGGACTGGCGCCGTCGCAGATCACCCACGAAAACCAGTACACCACGATGGACCTCAGCTTCAATCTCGCGCCCGGCGTGAGCATGGGCGAGGCGATGACGATCATCCAGGGCACCGTGAAAAACATGCGCATGCCCGGCGACATCAAGGTGCAGATGGGCGGCAATTTCCGCCGTTTCGAGCAGTCGCAGAGCGGCATGGGCTGGCTGGTGCTGGCCGCGGTACTGACGGTCTACATCGTGCTCGGCATGCTGTACGAGAACCTGATCCACCCGGTGACCATTCTTTCCACCTTGCCCGCAGCCGGCGTCGGCGCGTTGCTCGCCCTGTGGATCACCGGTACGGAATTGTCGGTGGTGGCGCAGATCGCACTGGTGTTGTTGATCGGCATAGTCAAGAAGAACGCGATCATGATGATCGACTTCGCCCTGGTCGCCGAGCGCGAACACGGCAAGAGTCCGCTGGAAGCGGCGCGTGAAGCATGCACCGTGCGTTTCCGTCCGATCATGATGACCACCATGGTGGCCATTCTCGCCGCCATGCCGATTGCGATTGGCCTGGGTGAAGGCAGCGAACTGCGTCGCCCGCTCGGCATTGCACTGATCGGCGGGTTGCTGATTTCGCAGACGCTGACCCTGCTCAGCACGCCGGCGCTGTACGTGATCTTCTCGTGCCTGGCGGCACGGCGAAAGGCGTGGTCGGCGCGCCGCCGCGCGCGCAAGCAGGCACGACGCGAAGGCCGGTTGGCCCGAGCGTGA
- a CDS encoding LysM peptidoglycan-binding domain-containing protein: MGNDTGKPDFSDVRSEVRSQAARMPPAAKADFSDANSHVSSVADETTIYEVMSGDSLSKIAKRFYGNGNAWRPIFDANRDQLVDPDHIRAGQMLKIPARH, translated from the coding sequence ATGGGCAACGACACCGGCAAGCCGGACTTTTCCGATGTGCGCAGCGAAGTGCGTAGTCAGGCGGCGCGGATGCCGCCGGCAGCCAAGGCGGATTTCAGTGACGCCAATTCGCATGTCAGCTCGGTGGCTGACGAGACCACCATCTACGAAGTGATGAGCGGTGACAGCCTGTCGAAGATTGCCAAGCGTTTTTACGGCAACGGCAATGCGTGGAGGCCGATCTTCGATGCAAACCGCGACCAACTGGTTGATCCGGACCACATCAGGGCCGGTCAAATGCTGAAGATACCTGCCCGACACTGA